A single genomic interval of Puntigrus tetrazona isolate hp1 chromosome 1, ASM1883169v1, whole genome shotgun sequence harbors:
- the LOC122348811 gene encoding serine/threonine-protein kinase pim-1-like produces the protein MRKKKWRFWKRLACFHFSRPRAGKSEKAQDEKVEQSEKLEQAGSSRCSDDQISLQNITCDVHQEAPSSKVLPSSEEQPRKEHLQKCVEGNLSEGEIKSPLTEQQDSEVATSSESDLITRTRSLEIGLTALANKGPSSPHIIELLDWQEFPDHYVMVLQCPSPCENLFDYLERCGGILDENFARHVMQQVVEAADKCCSRGVLHRDIKLENLLVNTDNLDVTLIDFGCGDLLHEMPYSTFSGTEEYCPPEYSETGKYHGRPATVFSLGVVLYTLVCGYYPDHTDLDKIKNWLWYLPSLSKECSHLINACLHPNPEERMPLDRLLLHDWFNVIPKVVETRAPCYGHTGSAL, from the exons atgaggaaaaaaaaatggaggttttGGAAGAGGTTGGCCTGTTTCCACTTCTCTCGCCCAAGAGCTGGGAAGAGTGAGAAAGCTCAGGATGAGAAAGTGGAGCAAAGCGAGAAGCTGGAGCAGGCTGGATCTTCTAGGtgctctgatg atcagatttctctgcagaacatcacatgtgatgttcatcaGGAAGCTCCGAGCTCTAAAGTCCTCCCCTCTTCTGAAGAGCAGCCGAGGAAGGAGCATCTTCAGAAGTGTGTGGAAGGTAATCTGTCCGAAGGAGAGATTAAGTCCCCGttgacagaacaacaggacAGTGAAGTGGCCACGAGCAGTGAGAGTGA CCTGATCACGCGAACCCGTTCTCTGGAAATCGGCCTGACCGCCCTTGCCAATAAGGGTCCCAGCTCACCCCACATcattgagctgctggactggcaggagTTTCCAGACCATTATGTTATGGTCTTGCAGTGCCCCTCGCCCTGTGAGAACCTCTTTGACTACTTGGAGCGCTGTGGAGGCATCTTAGACGAAAACTTTGCACGGCACGTGATGCAGCAGGTCGTCGAGGCTGCTGACAAATGCTGCAGCCGCGGAGTTCTTCATAGAGACATCAAACTGGAGAACTTGTTAGTTAACACAGACAACCTGGACGTGACTCTGATTGATTTCGGCTGCGGGGACCTGCTGCATGAAATGCCGTACAGCACCTTTAGTG GTACAGAGGAATACTGCCCCCCTGAATATTCAGAGACGGGCAAGTACCACGGACGGCCagcaacagtgttttcactggGGGTGGTTTTGTACACTTTGGTCTGCGGCTATTATCCAGACCACACCGATCTGGACAAGATCAAGAACTGGCTGTGGTATCTGCCCAGCTTGTCAAAAG aatgcagcCATTTGATCAACGCCTGCCTGCATCCCAACCCCGAGGAGAGAATGCCTCTTGACAGACTCCTACTCCACGACTGGTTTAAC GTCATCCCAAAAGTCGTGGAGACAAGAGCACCCTGCTACGgccacacaggaagtgccctGTAG